In the Syngnathus scovelli strain Florida chromosome 16, RoL_Ssco_1.2, whole genome shotgun sequence genome, one interval contains:
- the LOC125983341 gene encoding integrin alpha-3 isoform X1 produces the protein MATCMCLVVSVYVLACAASNVDTRFPLLKTGVDGTFFGLSVALHLDLKSRTHLLLVGAPREMAEADVPANRTGGVYICPLTGNQSDCKRLSLIKTNLEPSEDMVEDMWLGVSLASQGPPGGRVLACGHRFVKIYGASKLRHMIGRCYLRGNDLRHADADDQWRTPEQVCSHLGDVSGEVMCNSGMSAAIFRHDIIIGSPGSYQWQGNVHVSWNNPDVAFDTRRSAFPNLQRRNIYLGYSVTQAAGLLSQDDVTIVTGAPKDTKEDARGSVLLAVKNGTGSALAIRQTLRGEQTGSYFGNAVAAADLDNDGWCDLLVGAPFYFRRQQEVGGAVYVYMNAGGRFHSMPTLVLKGPPASAFGMAVAHAGDLDRDGFQDIAVGAPFQGTGSVLIWRGSSAGLSTQPSQVITGSSLSTRFSTFGFSLSAGLDVDGNKHPDLLVGSLDDTAVLLRTRPVIHLNQTIRVSPNIVDPNTCDFCVEVELCFSYTRSTGKMHQRDNITVHFSVAADVSSLKPRLRFRGNGQSVYSGFLLVPEHRCKTLSVGLLTPVRDQVEALVFSLNASLHQKIPKNKDPLQDLASFPVLSRRPQPVRTQVHIQKSCGSDYLCHSNLQMTAHFTDSRQQPLSTCSGRQVWFYEGGADRLLLAVNISNTEEDAHLAVLNVTIPPALVYSGVRTKGGVQKVQCSVEGSVVLCEIGNPFKSNQTVEVWIILEPSEISWDTRDVELLLQMSTLSEQTDLTPVWISLMVNFSVDISLMLTHQPGPTPFSGHVLGESAMKTTQDVGPLLLFTFQVHVGGWPLGRRGNLELAFDWPSELSNGKRLLYLTEITLNGSAESRCVPSGDVINPLRLKLSREELERWARRNPDQEKEARNDEGVLRGPPRSNKSYILDCVNGGAKCVQFSCQLSHVKKSASVTLRARLWKATMLEHYMDARAVLIRGKATLRLGVINMEPPGAQMEVYAYPDLERQMDSGAPLWMILASILVGLGLLALICMLLWKCGFFVRSRTWRAAAQHRGRIVPAEERHACQDAVLATSRTKPKRWRTWTAVG, from the exons ATGGCGACATGCATGTGCCTGGTGGTGAGCGTGTATGTGTTGGCATGTGCGGCGTCCAACGTGGACACGCGCTTCCCGCTACTCAAGACAGGGGTGGACGGAACTTTTTTTGGACTTTCAGTCGCTCTGCATCTTGACCTCAAGTCACGCACGCACCT TCTATTGGTCGGCGCTCCCAGAGAGATGGCGGAGGCGGATGTGCCAGCCAATCGAACAGGGGGCGTGTACATCTGCCCGCTCACTGGTAACCAATCGGATTGCAAGAGGCTATCGCTCATCAAGACAA ACTTGGAGCCGTCCGAGGACATGGTGGAAGACATGTGGCTGGGCGTGTCACTTGCCAGTCAGGGGCCACCCGGGGGGCGGGTCCTG GCATGCGGCCATCGATTTGTGAAAATTTACGGCGCGTCCAAACTCCGACACATGATTGGTCGCTGTTATCTCCGTGGCAACGACCTTCGCCATGCAGATGCTGACGACCAATGGCGGACACCTGAGCAGGTGTGCAG TCACCTGGGCGACGTGAGCGGGGAGGTCATGTGTAACTCGGGAATGTCTGCCGCCATCTTTCGCCATGACATCATCATCGGATCACCTGGAAGTTACCAATGGCAAG GAAACGTCCATGTGAGCTGGAACAATCCTGATGTTGCCTTTGACACCAGGAGGAGCGCCTTCCCAAACCTGCAGCGAAGGAACATCTACTTAG gcTATTCAGTCACTCAGGCAGCGGGTCTTCTCTCACAGGATGATGTCACCATAGTAACAG GTGCTCCAAAAGACACTAAAGAGGACGCTCGCGGTTCTGTGCTGCTGGCAGTCAAAAATGGCACCGGCAGTGCGCTAGCCATCCGGCAGACGCTGCGAGGAGAGCAGACGGGTTCGTACTTCGGGAACGCCGTGGCTGCCGCAGACTTGGACAACGACGG GTGGTGCGACCTGCTGGTTGGCGCGCCTTTCTACTTCCGCCGGCAGCAGGAAGTGGGAGGCGCGGTATACGTGTATATGAACGCAGGGGGGCGCTTTCACTCAATGCCCACTTTGGTGCTGAAGGGGCCGCCCGCTTCGGCGTTTGGGATGGCCGTCGCCCACGCCGGGGATCTCGACCGAGACGGCTTTCAGG ACATTGCGGTGGGCGCTCCGTTCCAAGGAACAGGAAGCGTTCTGATCTGGCGCGGGAGCAGCGCTGGCCTCTCCACGCAACCTAGCCAG GTTATCACCGGCAGCAGTTTGTCGACTCGCTTCTCCACTTTCGGGTTCTCGTTGTCTGCCGGACTGGACGTGGATGGCAACAAACATCCAGACCTTCTGGTTGGCTCTCTGGATGACACCGCCGTCCTTCTCAG AACCCGTCCAGTGATCCACCTCAACCAAACCATAAGAGTGTCCCCAAACATAGTGGACCCCAACACTTGTGACTTTTG TGTTGAGGTGGAGCTTTGTTTCTCGTACACGCGGAGTACTGGCAAGATGCACCAACGAGACAACATCA CCGTCCATTTCTCCGTGGCCGCCGACGTCAGCAGCCTGAAGCCCCGCCTGCGTTTCCGTGGCAATGGTCAGAGCGTGTACTCCGGCTTCTTGCTGGTTCCTGAGCATCGCTGCAAAACTCTAAGTGTCGGATTGCTG ACTCCGGTCCGAGACCAAGTGGAAGCGTTGGTGTTCTCGCTCAATGCGTCTCTACACCAGAAGATACCCAAGAACAAAGACCCCCTCCAGGACCTGGCATCTTTTCCCGTGCTTAGCCGCAGACCCCAACCCGTCCGAACCCAG GTTCACATCCAGAAGTCGTGCGGTTCTGATTACCTTTGCCACAGCAATCTGCAGATGACAGCCCATTTCACAGACTCCAGGCAGCAGCCACTGAGCAC GTGCTCTGGTCGTCAGGTGTGGTTCTACGAGGGTGGTGCAGACCGTCTTCTGTTGGCGGTCAACATCAGCAACACAGAGGAGGACGCTCACTTGGCCGTTCTCAACGTTACCATCCCGCCTGCGCTGGTCTACTCCGGAGTCCGAACAAAG GGTGGTGTCCAGAAAGTCCAATGTTCTGTGGAAGGTTCTGTGGTACTCTGCGAGATTGGGAACCCATTCAAAAGCAACCAAACG GTCGAAGTGTGGATCATTTTGGAGCCGTCAGAGATCAGTTGGGATACTCGGGATGTGGAGCTGCTACTGCAGATGTCCAC ACTCAGCGAACAGACGGACTTGACTCCAGTTTGGATCTCCTTGATGGTCAACTTCTCGGTGGACATTTCCCTCATGTT GACCCATCAGCCAGGCCCCACCCCCTTCAGCGGTCACGTGTTGGGCGAGTCTGCCATGAAGACCACGCAGGACGTGGGTCCTCTGCTTCTCTTCACCTTCCAG GTGCACGTGGGCGGTTGGCCACTGGGTCGCCGGGGCAACCTGGAGCTGGCGTTCGATTGGCCAAGCGAGCTGTCCAACGGGAAGCGGCTGCTCTACCTGACTGAGATCACGCTGAACGGAAGCGCCGAGTCTCGATGCGTTCCCTCTGGCGACGTTATCAACCCGCTCCGCCTTAAG CTTTCCAGAGAGGAACTGGAGAGGTGGGCAAGGCGGAATCCAGACCAGGAAAAGGAAGCAAGGAATGACGAGGGAGTGTTACGCGGCCCACCTCGCAGCAACAAATCTTATATCCTG GACTGCGTGAACGGCGGTGCCAAGTGCGTGCAATTTTCATGTCAGTTGTCGCACGTGAAGAAGAGCGCCAGCGTGACGCTGCGAGCACGCCTGTGGAAGGCCACCATGTTGGAG CACTACATGGACGCCAGGGCCGTGCTGATCCGGGGAAAGGCCACTCTCAGGCTGGGGGTCATCAACATGGAGCCCCCCGGTGCACAG ATGGAGGTCTACGCTTACCCTGACCTGGAGAGGCAGATGGACAGTGGCGCCCCCCTGTGGATGATTCTGGCATCCATCCTGGTTGGACTGGGCCTGCTAGCGCTTATCTGCATGCTGCTGTGGAAG TGCGGCTTCTTTGTGCGCAGTCGCACATGGCGAGCAGCGGCGCAGCACCGGGGTCGGATCGTGCCAGCGGAGGAGCGGCACGCGTGCCAGGACGCCGTCTTGGCCACAAGCAGAACCAAACCCAAACGCTGGCGCACCTGGACCGCTGTGGGCTAA
- the LOC125983341 gene encoding integrin alpha-3 isoform X2, giving the protein MQMLTTNGGHLSSHLGDVSGEVMCNSGMSAAIFRHDIIIGSPGSYQWQGNVHVSWNNPDVAFDTRRSAFPNLQRRNIYLGYSVTQAAGLLSQDDVTIVTGAPKDTKEDARGSVLLAVKNGTGSALAIRQTLRGEQTGSYFGNAVAAADLDNDGWCDLLVGAPFYFRRQQEVGGAVYVYMNAGGRFHSMPTLVLKGPPASAFGMAVAHAGDLDRDGFQDIAVGAPFQGTGSVLIWRGSSAGLSTQPSQVITGSSLSTRFSTFGFSLSAGLDVDGNKHPDLLVGSLDDTAVLLRTRPVIHLNQTIRVSPNIVDPNTCDFCVEVELCFSYTRSTGKMHQRDNITVHFSVAADVSSLKPRLRFRGNGQSVYSGFLLVPEHRCKTLSVGLLTPVRDQVEALVFSLNASLHQKIPKNKDPLQDLASFPVLSRRPQPVRTQVHIQKSCGSDYLCHSNLQMTAHFTDSRQQPLSTCSGRQVWFYEGGADRLLLAVNISNTEEDAHLAVLNVTIPPALVYSGVRTKGGVQKVQCSVEGSVVLCEIGNPFKSNQTVEVWIILEPSEISWDTRDVELLLQMSTLSEQTDLTPVWISLMVNFSVDISLMLTHQPGPTPFSGHVLGESAMKTTQDVGPLLLFTFQVHVGGWPLGRRGNLELAFDWPSELSNGKRLLYLTEITLNGSAESRCVPSGDVINPLRLKLSREELERWARRNPDQEKEARNDEGVLRGPPRSNKSYILDCVNGGAKCVQFSCQLSHVKKSASVTLRARLWKATMLEHYMDARAVLIRGKATLRLGVINMEPPGAQMEVYAYPDLERQMDSGAPLWMILASILVGLGLLALICMLLWKCGFFVRSRTWRAAAQHRGRIVPAEERHACQDAVLATSRTKPKRWRTWTAVG; this is encoded by the exons ATGCAGATGCTGACGACCAATGGCGGACACCTGAGCAG TCACCTGGGCGACGTGAGCGGGGAGGTCATGTGTAACTCGGGAATGTCTGCCGCCATCTTTCGCCATGACATCATCATCGGATCACCTGGAAGTTACCAATGGCAAG GAAACGTCCATGTGAGCTGGAACAATCCTGATGTTGCCTTTGACACCAGGAGGAGCGCCTTCCCAAACCTGCAGCGAAGGAACATCTACTTAG gcTATTCAGTCACTCAGGCAGCGGGTCTTCTCTCACAGGATGATGTCACCATAGTAACAG GTGCTCCAAAAGACACTAAAGAGGACGCTCGCGGTTCTGTGCTGCTGGCAGTCAAAAATGGCACCGGCAGTGCGCTAGCCATCCGGCAGACGCTGCGAGGAGAGCAGACGGGTTCGTACTTCGGGAACGCCGTGGCTGCCGCAGACTTGGACAACGACGG GTGGTGCGACCTGCTGGTTGGCGCGCCTTTCTACTTCCGCCGGCAGCAGGAAGTGGGAGGCGCGGTATACGTGTATATGAACGCAGGGGGGCGCTTTCACTCAATGCCCACTTTGGTGCTGAAGGGGCCGCCCGCTTCGGCGTTTGGGATGGCCGTCGCCCACGCCGGGGATCTCGACCGAGACGGCTTTCAGG ACATTGCGGTGGGCGCTCCGTTCCAAGGAACAGGAAGCGTTCTGATCTGGCGCGGGAGCAGCGCTGGCCTCTCCACGCAACCTAGCCAG GTTATCACCGGCAGCAGTTTGTCGACTCGCTTCTCCACTTTCGGGTTCTCGTTGTCTGCCGGACTGGACGTGGATGGCAACAAACATCCAGACCTTCTGGTTGGCTCTCTGGATGACACCGCCGTCCTTCTCAG AACCCGTCCAGTGATCCACCTCAACCAAACCATAAGAGTGTCCCCAAACATAGTGGACCCCAACACTTGTGACTTTTG TGTTGAGGTGGAGCTTTGTTTCTCGTACACGCGGAGTACTGGCAAGATGCACCAACGAGACAACATCA CCGTCCATTTCTCCGTGGCCGCCGACGTCAGCAGCCTGAAGCCCCGCCTGCGTTTCCGTGGCAATGGTCAGAGCGTGTACTCCGGCTTCTTGCTGGTTCCTGAGCATCGCTGCAAAACTCTAAGTGTCGGATTGCTG ACTCCGGTCCGAGACCAAGTGGAAGCGTTGGTGTTCTCGCTCAATGCGTCTCTACACCAGAAGATACCCAAGAACAAAGACCCCCTCCAGGACCTGGCATCTTTTCCCGTGCTTAGCCGCAGACCCCAACCCGTCCGAACCCAG GTTCACATCCAGAAGTCGTGCGGTTCTGATTACCTTTGCCACAGCAATCTGCAGATGACAGCCCATTTCACAGACTCCAGGCAGCAGCCACTGAGCAC GTGCTCTGGTCGTCAGGTGTGGTTCTACGAGGGTGGTGCAGACCGTCTTCTGTTGGCGGTCAACATCAGCAACACAGAGGAGGACGCTCACTTGGCCGTTCTCAACGTTACCATCCCGCCTGCGCTGGTCTACTCCGGAGTCCGAACAAAG GGTGGTGTCCAGAAAGTCCAATGTTCTGTGGAAGGTTCTGTGGTACTCTGCGAGATTGGGAACCCATTCAAAAGCAACCAAACG GTCGAAGTGTGGATCATTTTGGAGCCGTCAGAGATCAGTTGGGATACTCGGGATGTGGAGCTGCTACTGCAGATGTCCAC ACTCAGCGAACAGACGGACTTGACTCCAGTTTGGATCTCCTTGATGGTCAACTTCTCGGTGGACATTTCCCTCATGTT GACCCATCAGCCAGGCCCCACCCCCTTCAGCGGTCACGTGTTGGGCGAGTCTGCCATGAAGACCACGCAGGACGTGGGTCCTCTGCTTCTCTTCACCTTCCAG GTGCACGTGGGCGGTTGGCCACTGGGTCGCCGGGGCAACCTGGAGCTGGCGTTCGATTGGCCAAGCGAGCTGTCCAACGGGAAGCGGCTGCTCTACCTGACTGAGATCACGCTGAACGGAAGCGCCGAGTCTCGATGCGTTCCCTCTGGCGACGTTATCAACCCGCTCCGCCTTAAG CTTTCCAGAGAGGAACTGGAGAGGTGGGCAAGGCGGAATCCAGACCAGGAAAAGGAAGCAAGGAATGACGAGGGAGTGTTACGCGGCCCACCTCGCAGCAACAAATCTTATATCCTG GACTGCGTGAACGGCGGTGCCAAGTGCGTGCAATTTTCATGTCAGTTGTCGCACGTGAAGAAGAGCGCCAGCGTGACGCTGCGAGCACGCCTGTGGAAGGCCACCATGTTGGAG CACTACATGGACGCCAGGGCCGTGCTGATCCGGGGAAAGGCCACTCTCAGGCTGGGGGTCATCAACATGGAGCCCCCCGGTGCACAG ATGGAGGTCTACGCTTACCCTGACCTGGAGAGGCAGATGGACAGTGGCGCCCCCCTGTGGATGATTCTGGCATCCATCCTGGTTGGACTGGGCCTGCTAGCGCTTATCTGCATGCTGCTGTGGAAG TGCGGCTTCTTTGTGCGCAGTCGCACATGGCGAGCAGCGGCGCAGCACCGGGGTCGGATCGTGCCAGCGGAGGAGCGGCACGCGTGCCAGGACGCCGTCTTGGCCACAAGCAGAACCAAACCCAAACGCTGGCGCACCTGGACCGCTGTGGGCTAA
- the rdm1 gene encoding RAD52 motif-containing protein 1, with product MEVDLLEFWVPVESNKTLFVWNITPDLTEAHIYERLDAVFSSYGPLYLLKVRPNAPLSTPGFNAIIKFYSAAQAGKAQQNTDRQALFQTTPLTVRLSSKQTPHFLLGSRPLTYARCVELANHCLGFNGWTCDIITLKELPAEDVDEDEAGGRVGVKLGCVVQISFPHHGVTTRGAAVVEDVFEREGPEMMLQKRRTLHKLVRDKAAAQAFSTVVLVLLGEGKVMVELRCSAEHLFLEEPEGLIQVHDRDQEQVENLPADEDLWENEDLDLSVW from the exons ATGGAGGTGGACCTACTGGAATTCTGGGTTCCTGTGGAGTCCAACAAGACTTTGTTTGTGTGGAACATCACGCCGGACCTCACCGAGGCGCACATATAC GAGCGCTTGGACGCGGTCTTCTCGTCCTACGGTCCCctgtacctattgaaggtgcGTCCTAACGCCCCGCTGAGCACGCCTGGTTTCAACGCCATAATCAAGTTCTACTCGGCGGCTCAGGCTGGCAAAGCCCAGCAGAACACGGATAGACAAGCCCTCTTCCAAACCACACCACTCACG GTGAGGCTGAGCTCCAAACAGACTCCTCACTTCCTGTTGGGGAGCAGACCTCTGACCTACGCACGCTGCGTGGAGTTGGCCAATCATTGCCTCGGATTCAACGGATGGACGTGTGACATCATCACA CTGAAGGAGCTTCCCGCTGAGGATGTCGATGAAGATGAAGCGGGTGGGCGTGTGGGTGTGAAGCTGGGCTGCGTGGTCCAGATCTCCTTCCCGCATCATGGCGTGACCACGCGAGGAGCTGCCGTGGTGGAGGACGTGTTTGAGCGTGAGG gtcCTGAGATGATGCTGCAAAAGCGCCGCACCCTGCACAAGCTGGTGCGAGACAAAGCGGCGGCGCAGGCCTTCTCCACCGTGGTGCTGGTTCTGCTAG GTGAGGGTAAAGTCATGGTGGAGCTGCGATGCTCAGCAGAACATCTGTTCCTTGAGGAGCCTGAAGGACTCATCCAGGTTCACGACCGAGATCAGGAGCAG GTGGAGAACCTACCTGCCGATGAAGACCTGTGGGAAAATGAAGACCTGGACCTGTCTGTGTGGTAG
- the ifnphi1 gene encoding interferon phi 1 produces MLWFRRAQVAFVLVGVLVPTLCCDWLKRYTDLSDRCLSLLRDLGGPITNKEFPLPFPRKLYQQVKKSEAACKVTFVRNNLGHILDLYEQVNVSKVGWDADNLEELLIVVHRQKAELSACISPAKMEGCFSKELRDYYGRLTNATLNGTEGSSASWELIRSETKMHLQKLHLLVAAM; encoded by the exons ATGTTGTGGTTCAGACGCGCACAAGTGGCCTTCGTCCTCGTTGGGGTACTCGTACCCACGCTCTGCTGCGATTGGCTAAAACGATACACGGACTTAAGTGACAGGTGTCTGTCTCTCCTGCGGGACTTG GGTGGTCCCATCACGAACAAGGAGTTTCCGCTTCCGTTCCCAAGAAAACTTTACCAGCAGGTGAAGAAATCTGAG GCGGCGTGCAAAGTGACGTTTGTACGGAACAACTTGGGACATATTTTGGATCTATACGAGCAAGTCAACGTCTCAAAAGTCGGCTGGGATGCTGATAACTTGGAAGAGCTGCTCATCGTCGTTCACAGGCAGAAGGCAGAACTCAGCGCGTGT aTTTCACCAGCAAAAATGGAAGGCTGTTTTTCCAAAGAGCTGCGCGACTACTACGGCAGGCTGACCAACGCTACCCTCAATGGCACA GAGGGCAGCAGCGCGTCGTGGGAGTTGATCCGGAGCGAAACCAAAATGCACCTACAGAAATTACACCTGCTCGTGGCCGCGATGTGA
- the abi3a gene encoding ABI family, member 3a isoform X1 gives MDTTREAKLEMKAADLKEEVAKILNEAPESRRLLVENFNNFNKVADYCCHNYVQLGDDASKALEETKSLTAQSLASIAYQINTLATSVLNLLDAQSQQLGHMESAINLIGQTVEMHREKVSRRDIGIFTAVRRVSRGPKISTPLVPPQPRPPYSRRPISYLELDGLGHGVKMTGKAGVEDGSIRKQGSFIRSSKTTGQGLKSAVAPSGGGSTFGKAVAPPTIPSPPESDVITTPLKAAPPPPPDSSEVLMAPPLTPDSFEFPPAPPLPLDSAVLLPPPPPPPPPSETLPTTIVLPLTPPPCLETVLEESSLPPPSPPPPDLDHTFPPPSNEDPEVPVPPPTTQEVDGGGAARPPPARSVSLRVRSGPASRRYGRNLFPPARLSVRPPALIPPPPAYPAPPQPSASSWPELGLPARLEHLDLELPALPPPPPPPPMVDETPSEELSGAPLHSL, from the exons ATGGACACGACACGAGAAGCAAAATTAGAAATGAAGGCTGCCGATTTGAAAGAAGAAGTGGCTAAGATCCTCAACGAGGCTCCTGAGTCCAGGAGGCTTCTTGTTGAAAACTTCAACAACTTCAACAAGGTGGCGGACTATTGCTGCCACAACTATGTCCAG TTGGGGGACGACGCGTCCAAAGCGTTGGAGGAGACCAAGTCGCTGACAGCCCAATCACTGGCCAGCATCGCCTACCAGATTAACACGTTAGCTACAAGCGTGCTAAATCTGCTGGATGCGCAGAGCCAGCAGCTTGGCCACATGGAGTCGGCCATTAACCTCATCGGGCAA ACGGTGGAGATGCACCGCGAGAAAGTATCCCGCAGAGACATCGGAATCTTTACGGCAGTACGTCGGGTCTCCCGGGGGCCCAAAATCTCCACACCTCTTGTGCCACCGCAGCCTCGCCCACCTTACAGCCGTCGGCCAATCAGCTATCTGGAGCTGGACGGCTTGGGTCATGGCGTCAAG ATGACTGGGAAAGCGGGTGTGGAAGACGGAAGCATCCGGAAGCAGGGCTCATTCATcag GTCCAGCAAAACAACAGGACAAGGCCTTAAGTCTGCAGTGGCGCCCTCTGGTGGCGG CTCCACTTTTGGGAAAGCTGTGGCTCCGCCCACCATCCCTTCCCCACCTGAAAGTGATGTCATCACCACGCCTCTTAAGGCTGCCCCACCCCCTCCGCCAGATTCATCTGAGGTGCTCATGGCTCCGCCCCTTACGCCAGATTCCTTCGAGTTTCCCCCGGCTCCGCCGCTTCCGCTGGACTCTGCAGTACTTctgcctcctccccctccccctcctcctccttcagaGACTCTACCCACCACTATTGTTCTCCCCCTGACTCCACCCCCCTGTTTGGAGACAG TGCTGGAGGAGAGCAGCCTCCCCCCGCCGTCTCCTCCACCCCCAGACCTCGACCACACTTTTCCGCCGCCATCCAATGAAGACCCCGAAGTTCCGGTCCCTCCCCCAACAACCCAGGAAGTAGACG GCGGGGGggccgcacggccgccccccgcccGCTCCGTGTCGCTGAGGGTCCGCTCGGGCCCCGCCTCCCGCCGGTACGGCCGGAACCTctttccgcccgcccgcctttcTGTCCGCCCGCCGGCGCTCATCCCCCCGCCTCCCGCCTATCCGGCACCTCCTCAGCCTTCCGCCTCTTCCTGGCCTGAGCTGGGCCTGCCTGCTCGTCTGGAGCATCTTG ATCTGGAGCTGCCGGCCCTCCCGCCacctccgccgccgcccccgaTGGTTGACGAGACGCCATCTGAGGAACTCAGTGGTGCTCCCCTGCATTCGCTTTAA
- the abi3a gene encoding ABI family, member 3a isoform X2 codes for MDTTREAKLEMKAADLKEEVAKILNEAPESRRLLVENFNNFNKVADYCCHNYVQLGDDASKALEETKSLTAQSLASIAYQINTLATSVLNLLDAQSQQLGHMESAINLIGQTVEMHREKVSRRDIGIFTAVRRVSRGPKISTPLVPPQPRPPYSRRPISYLELDGLGHGVKMTGKAGVEDGSIRKQGSFIRSSKTTGQGLKSAVAPSGGGSTFGKAVAPPTIPSPPESDVITTPLKAAPPPPPDSSEVLMAPPLTPDSFEFPPAPPLPLDSAVLLPPPPPPPPPSETLPTTIVLPLTPPPCLETVLEESSLPPPSPPPPDLDHTFPPPSNEDPEVPVPPPTTQEVDDLELPALPPPPPPPPMVDETPSEELSGAPLHSL; via the exons ATGGACACGACACGAGAAGCAAAATTAGAAATGAAGGCTGCCGATTTGAAAGAAGAAGTGGCTAAGATCCTCAACGAGGCTCCTGAGTCCAGGAGGCTTCTTGTTGAAAACTTCAACAACTTCAACAAGGTGGCGGACTATTGCTGCCACAACTATGTCCAG TTGGGGGACGACGCGTCCAAAGCGTTGGAGGAGACCAAGTCGCTGACAGCCCAATCACTGGCCAGCATCGCCTACCAGATTAACACGTTAGCTACAAGCGTGCTAAATCTGCTGGATGCGCAGAGCCAGCAGCTTGGCCACATGGAGTCGGCCATTAACCTCATCGGGCAA ACGGTGGAGATGCACCGCGAGAAAGTATCCCGCAGAGACATCGGAATCTTTACGGCAGTACGTCGGGTCTCCCGGGGGCCCAAAATCTCCACACCTCTTGTGCCACCGCAGCCTCGCCCACCTTACAGCCGTCGGCCAATCAGCTATCTGGAGCTGGACGGCTTGGGTCATGGCGTCAAG ATGACTGGGAAAGCGGGTGTGGAAGACGGAAGCATCCGGAAGCAGGGCTCATTCATcag GTCCAGCAAAACAACAGGACAAGGCCTTAAGTCTGCAGTGGCGCCCTCTGGTGGCGG CTCCACTTTTGGGAAAGCTGTGGCTCCGCCCACCATCCCTTCCCCACCTGAAAGTGATGTCATCACCACGCCTCTTAAGGCTGCCCCACCCCCTCCGCCAGATTCATCTGAGGTGCTCATGGCTCCGCCCCTTACGCCAGATTCCTTCGAGTTTCCCCCGGCTCCGCCGCTTCCGCTGGACTCTGCAGTACTTctgcctcctccccctccccctcctcctccttcagaGACTCTACCCACCACTATTGTTCTCCCCCTGACTCCACCCCCCTGTTTGGAGACAG TGCTGGAGGAGAGCAGCCTCCCCCCGCCGTCTCCTCCACCCCCAGACCTCGACCACACTTTTCCGCCGCCATCCAATGAAGACCCCGAAGTTCCGGTCCCTCCCCCAACAACCCAGGAAGTAGACG ATCTGGAGCTGCCGGCCCTCCCGCCacctccgccgccgcccccgaTGGTTGACGAGACGCCATCTGAGGAACTCAGTGGTGCTCCCCTGCATTCGCTTTAA
- the ccdc103 gene encoding coiled-coil domain-containing protein 103, with product MASSQREIIDFSALEKHLRASVEADRKYQRENDAKLRAVQQGVASYEQFRGLVLTSHLTPVGKKDKNTRKHAPWNPVVPPSNPPDPQETHTYTPDHQ from the exons ATGGCATCTTCTCAGCGGGAGATCATCGACTTCTCGGCGTTGGAGAAACATTTACGCGCCAGCGTGGAGGCGGACCGCAAATACCAACGAGAGAACGACGCGAAGCTGAGGGCCGTCCAGCAAGGCGTGGCCTCGTACGAGCAGTTCAG gGGTCTAGTCCTGACCAGTCACCTGACGCCTGTCGGCAAGAAGGATAAAAACACTCGCAAGCACGCCCCCTGGAACCCAGTGGTTCCTCCCAGCAATCCACCTGATCCTCAAgaaacacacacgtacactcCTGACCATCAATAA